Proteins from one Paenibacillus amylolyticus genomic window:
- a CDS encoding alpha-L-fucosidase has protein sequence MVPKAKFGIFIHWGLYSVPAYDSEWYSRNMYIQGTKAYEHHLAVYGPHKEFGYKDFIPMFRAEKFDADEWATLFKQAGAKYVMPVAEHHDGFQMYKSSISHYNTYEMGPKRDLLGEMKAAYEKQGLTLCVSSHRAEHWFFMSHGKEFDSDIKEPLERGDFYWPAMPEPDHHDLYGSPPTEEYLEDWLIRCCELVDQYQPKVFYFDWWIQTVAFKPYLKKFAAYYYNKGDEWGVPVAINYKHEAYMFGSAVPDVERGQFAELKPYFWQTDTAVAKNSWCYTENNNYKTAEEIIRDLVDIVSKNGNLLLNIGPKADGSIPDEDRDILLSIGKWLEVNGEAIYDTTFWRTFGEGPTEVKEGQFTDGDTKIFTSEDIRFTLKESHLYATVLAYPDNGVIHIKSLKEGSHHYQGVIQDIQVLGYEEKPQWERTTDALTITTTTVKSNAPIVFKIELD, from the coding sequence ATGGTACCCAAAGCGAAATTCGGCATATTCATCCACTGGGGACTGTATTCTGTACCGGCCTATGATAGCGAATGGTATTCGCGAAATATGTACATACAAGGCACCAAAGCGTATGAGCATCACCTCGCGGTGTATGGACCTCATAAGGAATTTGGATATAAAGATTTCATTCCAATGTTTCGTGCAGAGAAGTTCGATGCAGACGAATGGGCAACGTTATTCAAACAGGCTGGAGCCAAATATGTTATGCCCGTGGCAGAGCATCATGATGGCTTTCAGATGTACAAGAGCTCTATCTCTCACTATAACACATATGAAATGGGCCCCAAACGGGATCTTCTGGGTGAGATGAAGGCCGCGTATGAGAAGCAAGGGTTGACCTTATGTGTGTCGTCTCACCGCGCGGAGCACTGGTTCTTCATGTCTCACGGGAAGGAGTTTGATTCCGATATCAAAGAACCCCTGGAGCGTGGGGATTTCTATTGGCCAGCCATGCCTGAGCCGGATCATCATGATCTGTATGGTTCGCCTCCAACCGAAGAGTATCTGGAAGACTGGCTGATTCGATGCTGTGAACTGGTGGATCAATACCAGCCGAAGGTCTTCTATTTTGATTGGTGGATTCAAACGGTTGCGTTCAAACCGTATCTTAAGAAATTCGCAGCCTATTACTATAACAAAGGTGACGAATGGGGCGTACCTGTAGCGATCAATTATAAACATGAGGCTTATATGTTCGGAAGTGCCGTGCCGGATGTGGAACGGGGACAATTCGCTGAGCTCAAGCCCTATTTTTGGCAAACGGATACGGCTGTCGCTAAAAACTCATGGTGTTACACGGAAAATAATAACTATAAAACGGCTGAGGAGATCATTCGGGATCTCGTCGATATTGTAAGCAAAAACGGAAATTTGCTGCTGAACATTGGCCCCAAAGCAGACGGCAGTATACCGGATGAGGATCGCGACATTCTGCTCAGCATCGGCAAGTGGCTGGAAGTGAATGGGGAAGCGATCTATGATACGACTTTCTGGCGCACGTTTGGCGAGGGACCGACAGAGGTGAAGGAAGGGCAATTCACGGATGGAGATACGAAGATATTTACAAGTGAAGATATACGGTTTACGTTAAAAGAAAGCCATCTGTATGCCACTGTGCTTGCCTACCCGGATAACGGAGTGATTCACATTAAATCGCTGAAGGAAGGTTCTCATCATTATCAAGGGGTTATTCAAGACATTCAGGTACTTGGATACGAGGAAAAACCGCAATGGGAGAGAACCACGGACGCACTGACGATTACAACGACAACTGTGAAGAGTAATGCACCGATTGTTTTCAAAATTGAATTGGACTAA
- a CDS encoding AraC family ligand binding domain-containing protein encodes MNHQTLLTNYLSNLQVELFMVNYNRCDTDWRDLDYTPDYSKFYFICEGEGWLKIGDEEYYPAPNQLILMPEGIKQSYSAINDRPFLKYWCHFSAKVGESICSKF; translated from the coding sequence ATGAATCACCAAACTTTGCTCACGAACTACCTGTCCAATCTCCAAGTCGAATTATTTATGGTCAATTACAATCGATGTGATACGGACTGGCGGGATCTGGATTACACGCCCGATTACAGCAAGTTTTATTTCATATGTGAAGGCGAGGGTTGGCTCAAGATTGGCGATGAGGAATATTACCCTGCGCCTAATCAGCTTATTTTAATGCCTGAGGGAATCAAACAATCCTACTCCGCCATTAATGACCGTCCGTTTCTCAAATATTGGTGTCACTTTAGTGCGAAGGTTGGGGAATCAATCTGTTCCAAATTCTGA
- a CDS encoding AraC family transcriptional regulator — protein sequence MIQDIFSSILTYAKSGEIYAHMMAKSKLTELLSRYLMNLDLEQISFINVPVMEKLSAILAYIDSNIEENISVQDLAQIAYMHPNYFIRFFKQQIGLPPILYIAGKKIDKAKELLTCTPNTITAIAEHLGFSDLYYFSRQFKKHTGLTPTEYRRQKTIVTTKHGL from the coding sequence TTGATCCAAGACATTTTCAGCAGCATCCTTACATATGCAAAATCCGGTGAAATCTATGCTCATATGATGGCCAAGAGCAAATTGACCGAGTTACTGTCCCGCTATCTCATGAATCTGGATCTGGAACAGATCTCGTTCATTAACGTGCCTGTCATGGAGAAATTGTCTGCCATTCTGGCTTACATTGATTCCAATATCGAAGAGAATATCTCGGTACAGGATCTGGCCCAGATCGCTTACATGCATCCCAATTATTTCATTCGATTCTTCAAGCAGCAGATCGGCCTTCCTCCGATCCTCTACATAGCTGGCAAAAAAATCGATAAAGCCAAGGAGCTGCTGACCTGTACCCCGAACACAATAACTGCCATCGCAGAGCATCTCGGGTTTAGTGATTTGTACTATTTCTCCAGACAGTTCAAAAAGCATACCGGACTCACACCAACGGAATACCGCAGACAAAAAACGATAGTCACAACGAAACACGGTTTATAA